One region of Flavobacterium sp. KACC 22763 genomic DNA includes:
- a CDS encoding Ppx/GppA phosphatase family protein, producing MINIRKFAAIDIGSNAMRLLIANVVEQEGKEPQFNKSSLVRVPIRLGQDAFTVGEISPENIDRMVDAMKAFNLLMKVHKVERYMAFATSAMREAYNAKEVVALIKKKADIKIEIIDGKKEAAIIASTDLHHLIKSDETYLFVDVGGGSTEFTLFSDGKMITSRSFKAGTVRLLNNMVHDSVWDEIEKWIKTNTADYDEVTLIGSGGNINKLFKMSGKQQEKPLSYIYVNSQYAFLNSLTYEQRIAELGLNSDRADVIIHATRIYLNAMKWSGARQIYVPKIGLSDGIVKAMYYGKI from the coding sequence ATGATTAATATTAGGAAGTTCGCAGCGATAGATATCGGTTCAAATGCCATGAGGCTTTTGATTGCTAACGTTGTTGAACAAGAAGGCAAAGAACCGCAGTTTAATAAAAGTTCCCTTGTTCGTGTGCCAATTCGTTTAGGACAAGACGCCTTCACGGTTGGAGAAATTTCACCAGAAAATATAGATCGAATGGTAGATGCCATGAAAGCATTCAACCTTTTGATGAAAGTACATAAAGTAGAGCGTTATATGGCATTTGCGACTTCTGCAATGCGCGAAGCCTATAATGCAAAAGAAGTTGTGGCTTTAATTAAGAAAAAAGCCGACATAAAAATCGAGATCATCGACGGTAAAAAAGAGGCGGCAATTATTGCTTCTACAGATTTGCATCATTTAATTAAATCTGACGAAACTTATCTTTTTGTAGATGTTGGAGGTGGAAGTACCGAGTTTACCTTATTCTCTGACGGAAAAATGATTACGTCAAGATCTTTCAAAGCAGGAACGGTTCGTTTACTTAATAATATGGTGCACGATTCAGTTTGGGATGAAATAGAAAAATGGATTAAAACCAATACAGCAGATTACGATGAGGTAACGCTGATAGGTTCTGGAGGAAACATCAATAAGTTGTTTAAAATGTCTGGAAAACAGCAGGAAAAACCGCTTTCGTACATTTATGTTAACTCACAGTACGCATTCTTAAATTCATTGACTTACGAACAGAGAATTGCCGAATTAGGATTGAACTCCGACCGTGCCGACGTGATTATTCATGCCACTCGTATTTATCTGAATGCTATGAAATGGAGTGGTGCGCGCCAGATTTATGTTCCTAAAATCGGACTTTCTGATGGTATCGTAAAAGCAATGTATTACGGTAAAATTTAA
- the ppk1 gene encoding polyphosphate kinase 1 — MYEQKYIDREKSWLAFNARVLQEAADNTVPLLDRLRFVGIFSNNLDEFFRVRYAAIRRLSLSGISGEKYLGGISAHQLIKDITEIVIQQQSESLRILGNIEAELESENIFIINEKQITPKQECFLKDFYTQKLSPELVTIILNDLAVFPILKDTLGYLAVRLELANDEVRYALIEIPKNINRFVVLPSEEEKQYVILIDDVIRFKLKNIFNIFDYKSVSAHMIKITRDAQLDIDSDLSKSMLEKIASSVKDRRIGEPVRFIYDNLIEEDTLQFFLDKMKIVETDSIIPGGRYHNRRDYMSFPNLGRYDLLYKPNEPLPVPGLNLEGSILEKISKKDYLVHAPYQSFSYLTKFLREAALDPKVTSIKITLYRLAKNSQIISSLINAAKNGKRVVVQIELQARFDEASNISYAEQMQTEGIELIFGIKGLKVHSKICVIERTEEGKNRRYGFISTGNFNEATAKIYTDVTLFTCHQGILKDTSKIFEFFDINYRVHRYKHLIVSPHYTRTKFIKLIDREILHALAGRKTHIKLKMNSLSDFKMIDKLYEASNAGVKIQLQVRGICSLIPGIPGMSENIEAISIVDNYLEHSRVYIFGNAGLTEVYISSADFMTRNLDGRVEVTCPIYDLEIKKELIDNFNIAWKGNVKVRYHSYKLDNKYKPKNHHAPFRAQFETYKYYQNKVAILEEVPQKVN, encoded by the coding sequence GTGTACGAACAGAAATATATCGATAGAGAAAAAAGCTGGTTAGCGTTTAATGCGAGAGTGCTTCAGGAAGCAGCAGACAATACAGTACCACTTTTAGACAGACTGCGTTTTGTTGGAATTTTTTCAAACAACTTAGATGAATTTTTTAGAGTTCGGTACGCGGCCATTCGACGATTAAGTCTTTCAGGTATTTCTGGTGAAAAATATTTAGGAGGTATTTCTGCGCATCAATTAATTAAAGATATTACCGAAATTGTAATTCAACAACAGTCTGAAAGTTTGCGTATTCTTGGAAACATTGAAGCAGAACTAGAATCTGAAAATATTTTTATTATCAATGAAAAACAGATTACACCAAAACAAGAGTGTTTCTTAAAGGACTTTTATACCCAAAAATTAAGTCCAGAACTAGTGACCATCATTTTAAATGATTTGGCTGTTTTTCCAATTCTAAAAGATACTTTAGGCTATTTGGCAGTTCGTTTAGAATTAGCAAATGATGAGGTTCGTTATGCTTTAATTGAAATTCCAAAAAATATCAACAGATTTGTCGTTCTTCCTTCTGAAGAAGAAAAACAATATGTTATTTTAATAGATGATGTTATTCGTTTTAAACTGAAAAACATCTTTAATATATTTGATTACAAGAGCGTTTCTGCTCACATGATCAAAATTACGCGTGATGCACAATTGGATATAGATAGTGATTTGAGTAAAAGTATGCTTGAAAAAATTGCTTCGTCTGTAAAAGATCGCCGAATAGGAGAACCTGTTCGTTTTATTTACGATAATTTAATTGAAGAAGATACCCTGCAATTTTTCTTGGATAAAATGAAAATTGTAGAAACAGATAGTATAATTCCAGGAGGAAGATATCATAATCGTCGCGATTATATGAGTTTTCCAAATCTTGGTAGATACGATTTGTTGTACAAGCCAAACGAACCGTTACCAGTTCCTGGCTTGAATCTTGAAGGGAGTATTCTTGAAAAAATCTCTAAAAAGGATTATTTGGTGCACGCGCCTTACCAGTCATTCTCCTATCTGACTAAGTTTTTGCGCGAAGCGGCTTTAGATCCAAAAGTTACAAGCATTAAAATTACCTTATATCGTTTAGCTAAGAATTCACAAATTATCAGTTCGCTGATAAATGCAGCCAAAAACGGCAAAAGGGTAGTAGTGCAAATCGAACTTCAAGCACGTTTTGATGAAGCTTCGAATATTTCGTATGCAGAACAAATGCAGACAGAAGGAATCGAGCTTATTTTTGGTATCAAAGGATTGAAAGTGCACAGTAAGATTTGTGTAATTGAAAGAACGGAAGAAGGTAAAAACCGTCGTTACGGATTCATTTCAACTGGAAACTTCAACGAAGCAACAGCAAAAATTTATACCGATGTAACACTTTTTACTTGCCACCAAGGAATCTTAAAAGACACATCAAAAATATTTGAGTTTTTTGATATTAATTATAGAGTACACAGATACAAGCATTTAATTGTATCGCCTCATTACACGAGAACCAAATTCATCAAACTTATTGATCGTGAAATTCTTCATGCATTGGCAGGTAGAAAAACGCATATTAAATTAAAAATGAATAGTTTGTCCGATTTTAAAATGATCGATAAATTATACGAAGCAAGTAATGCTGGAGTGAAAATTCAGCTTCAGGTAAGAGGAATATGTTCTCTAATTCCGGGAATTCCAGGTATGAGCGAAAACATCGAAGCCATAAGTATTGTAGACAATTACTTAGAACATTCGAGAGTTTACATTTTCGGAAATGCTGGTTTGACCGAAGTTTACATTTCGTCTGCCGATTTTATGACTAGAAATCTTGACGGCAGAGTCGAGGTAACCTGCCCGATTTATGATCTTGAAATCAAAAAGGAATTGATTGATAACTTTAATATTGCCTGGAAAGGAAATGTAAAAGTGAGATATCACTCCTATAAATTAGATAATAAATATAAGCCCAAAAATCATCATGCGCCATTTAGAGCACAATTTGAAACCTATAAATATTATCAGAATAAAGTAGCTATACTTGAAGAGGTTCCTCAAAAAGTAAATTAA
- a CDS encoding SixA phosphatase family protein — MKNLILIRHAKSSWEAPLKDFDRPLMKRGILDAHDVSLNISEYLPKTYIIWSSTAARATETALIFAQNISYPLESIIFRDDLYTFDEKQLEKVIKSCDNSFESVILFGHNEAITNFVNKFGDVFIENVPTSGFVSLQFDAESWDTIHKGKTHKTIFPKDLK; from the coding sequence ATGAAAAATCTTATATTAATTCGTCATGCCAAATCTAGCTGGGAAGCACCACTGAAAGATTTTGATCGTCCATTAATGAAAAGAGGAATTTTAGATGCGCATGATGTTTCATTAAATATTTCAGAGTATCTTCCTAAAACGTATATTATTTGGAGCAGCACAGCCGCGAGAGCCACAGAAACCGCTTTAATTTTTGCGCAAAACATATCTTATCCATTAGAAAGCATCATTTTTAGAGATGATCTGTACACTTTTGATGAGAAGCAGCTCGAAAAAGTTATTAAATCGTGTGATAATAGTTTTGAAAGCGTTATTCTTTTTGGACATAACGAGGCTATTACAAATTTTGTTAATAAATTTGGGGATGTTTTTATAGAAAATGTACCAACTTCGGGCTTTGTATCGTTACAGTTTGATGCCGAAAGTTGGGACACGATCCATAAGGGCAAAACACATAAAACTATTTTCCCCAAAGATTTAAAATAA